A single window of Funiculus sociatus GB2-C1 DNA harbors:
- the mazE gene encoding type II toxin-antitoxin system MazE family antitoxin, whose amino-acid sequence MQKVTISLEDDILRFVDRQAKGNRSAYINDLLAEHRRRILEAQMITALQQDAKDPEYQAAISAWDSVAGDGINASE is encoded by the coding sequence ATGCAGAAAGTCACAATCTCTTTAGAAGATGACATCCTGCGATTTGTAGATCGGCAGGCAAAAGGCAACCGCAGCGCCTATATTAACGATTTGCTGGCAGAACACCGCCGCCGGATTCTGGAGGCACAAATGATTACCGCCCTCCAACAGGATGCTAAAGATCCAGAGTACCAAGCTGCAATTTCAGCTTGGGATAGTGTAGCTGGGGATGGCATTAATGCCAGCGAGTAA
- a CDS encoding type II toxin-antitoxin system PemK/MazF family toxin — MPASNLTYRRGEIRWVTLDPTVGAEAQKTRACLIVQNDIMNQYGLLTIVMPFRPGNKEAPYVVNVKATSSNGLDQDRFIDVGQIRAVDHRRVLGLVGVLEEEYWEQIRFSLNVVLGFAI, encoded by the coding sequence ATGCCAGCGAGTAATTTAACTTATCGGCGGGGAGAAATCCGTTGGGTAACACTCGATCCAACCGTAGGGGCTGAAGCACAAAAAACCCGCGCTTGCTTGATTGTGCAAAATGACATCATGAACCAGTATGGACTTCTAACAATTGTGATGCCGTTTCGACCGGGAAATAAAGAAGCCCCCTACGTTGTGAATGTCAAAGCAACATCCTCTAATGGATTAGACCAAGACCGTTTTATTGATGTCGGGCAAATTCGTGCTGTCGATCATCGTCGCGTTTTGGGTTTGGTAGGTGTGCTAGAGGAAGAATACTGGGAACAGATTCGCTTTAGCTTAAATGTTGTTTTGGGGTTTGCGATCTAA